The Candidatus Thiodiazotropha endoloripes genome has a window encoding:
- the folE gene encoding GTP cyclohydrolase I FolE has product MLNKPLRLTKQPKISDEAALVRDALIEHGLETPMFDNGMSQDQKYDRIRDLMSEVMQTLGLDLSDDSLIETPHRIAKMYIHEIFSGLDYSHFPKITLIDNKMGSDEMISVEEIDLTSTCEHHFITIDGKVKVAYLPSASLIGLSKINRIVRFFAQRPQVQERLTRQILVALQTLLDTEDVAVSIEATHYCVKARGVMDSSSHTRTKALGGSFKQDPYLRAEFLA; this is encoded by the coding sequence ATGCTCAACAAACCTCTACGTCTTACCAAACAACCAAAAATAAGTGACGAAGCAGCCTTAGTGCGTGATGCATTGATCGAGCATGGCCTCGAAACACCGATGTTCGATAATGGCATGAGCCAGGATCAGAAGTACGATCGAATCCGGGATCTGATGAGTGAAGTGATGCAGACACTCGGTCTCGACCTGTCGGACGACAGCCTGATCGAGACACCCCACAGAATTGCCAAGATGTATATCCATGAGATCTTTTCCGGTCTCGACTACAGCCATTTCCCCAAGATCACCCTGATCGATAACAAGATGGGCTCGGATGAGATGATCTCAGTCGAGGAGATCGACCTGACCAGTACCTGCGAACACCACTTCATCACCATCGACGGCAAGGTGAAGGTGGCCTATCTACCCTCAGCGAGCCTCATTGGTCTGTCAAAGATCAACCGGATCGTACGTTTTTTTGCACAGCGGCCCCAGGTACAGGAGCGCCTCACCCGGCAGATACTGGTTGCTCTGCAGACGCTGCTGGATACCGAGGATGTGGCGGTCTCCATCGAAGCCACCCATTACTGCGTAAAGGCCAGAGGAGTGATGGACAGTAGTTCACACACCAGAACCAAAGCGCTTGGAGGCAGTTTCAAACAAGACCCCTACCTGCGTGCAGAGTTTTTGGCATAA
- a CDS encoding DUF302 domain-containing protein, with amino-acid sequence MKNPTFTAALLGALFSFNTTFAFSAESGDQDDPTDTPAIVVEQTIQHDYNKALDIVRQQLKDDGWKLIAEINLGTRLAKKGVEVPGGLVIFKLTSGKNAVPLLAADETRYVSAMMPCGLSVYGKQDGTVVISRMNFEMMSSMLEPKVAKVMTKSIAKLNKTVESAIAKMAVN; translated from the coding sequence ATGAAAAATCCCACTTTCACCGCTGCACTGCTCGGCGCCCTATTCTCTTTTAACACAACTTTCGCCTTTTCGGCTGAGTCCGGAGATCAAGACGATCCAACTGATACACCTGCTATTGTGGTCGAACAGACCATCCAACATGACTACAATAAGGCGCTGGATATCGTCAGGCAGCAGTTGAAGGACGACGGCTGGAAACTGATTGCTGAAATCAACTTAGGCACTCGCCTGGCGAAAAAAGGGGTGGAGGTTCCCGGTGGACTGGTGATCTTCAAGCTGACCAGCGGTAAGAATGCCGTACCACTGTTGGCTGCCGATGAGACCCGTTACGTCTCCGCCATGATGCCATGTGGTCTCTCCGTCTATGGCAAGCAGGATGGTACGGTTGTTATCTCACGTATGAACTTTGAGATGATGAGTTCTATGCTGGAGCCCAAGGTTGCGAAAGTGATGACGAAATCGATCGCCAAACTCAACAAGACTGTTGAGAGTGCGATAGCCAAAATGGCCGTTAATTGA
- a CDS encoding cation transporter: MSGCCDGGCSVNALQEERQRGTLKTVLGINAIMFIVIVGAAIYGDSTALLANSFDNFGDALTYALSLFAISRGNNMKAKVAFFKGVLILLAAIIVTTQIIYKLFVPGVPVFEAMGIFGILSLIANSICLFLLWRHRHEDVNMSSVWACSRNDIASDLSVIIAAGAVWLSGSGWPDIIVALVLVILLYRSAFRVISSAKAELHNSTILTDY, from the coding sequence ATGAGCGGATGTTGTGACGGAGGATGTTCAGTAAATGCCCTTCAAGAAGAGCGACAACGAGGAACACTTAAAACTGTCTTAGGCATCAATGCTATCATGTTTATCGTGATAGTTGGTGCTGCCATATACGGTGATTCTACGGCGTTACTTGCCAATAGCTTTGATAATTTCGGTGATGCTCTTACTTATGCATTAAGCTTATTTGCTATTTCTCGTGGCAATAATATGAAAGCTAAGGTTGCCTTTTTTAAAGGTGTACTTATTCTTTTGGCAGCAATAATTGTAACAACCCAAATCATTTACAAACTTTTTGTTCCAGGCGTACCTGTTTTCGAGGCAATGGGTATCTTCGGCATTCTAAGTCTTATTGCAAATTCTATATGTCTTTTTCTTCTTTGGCGTCATCGCCATGAAGATGTGAATATGAGTTCAGTATGGGCATGCTCGCGAAATGACATTGCCTCAGATCTTTCAGTAATTATTGCTGCCGGAGCTGTTTGGTTATCAGGGTCAGGCTGGCCTGATATAATTGTAGCGTTAGTACTTGTAATTCTATTGTATCGCTCAGCGTTTCGCGTTATTTCCTCAGCAAAAGCTGAGCTACACAATTCAACTATACTAACCGATTATTGA
- a CDS encoding SDR family oxidoreductase yields the protein MNRVLIAGATGYLGGYIAKELVKLSYPVRALVRNPEKLKQNKIEVTEIVQSEITRPDSIKDCCKNIDVVISTVGITRQKEGLTYMDVDYQANMNLLQEAKKHGVKKFIYISVLNGENLRDLKICEAKELFVKQLIESGLDYCIIRPNGFFSDMTEFYKMATKGRVYLFGDGELKTNPIHGEDLAAVCIEAIQKPDQEIKVGGPETLSHNEIATVAFDALGIKPKITHIPNWVRVVTLKIVRLFTGSKVYGPIEFFMTVMAMDMVAPEYGRHTLREYFTNLNQVNR from the coding sequence ATGAATAGAGTCCTTATAGCAGGAGCCACAGGTTACTTGGGCGGATATATTGCCAAAGAGCTTGTGAAATTGTCATATCCTGTCAGAGCGCTTGTGCGCAATCCTGAAAAACTAAAACAAAACAAGATTGAAGTAACTGAAATAGTTCAGTCAGAAATAACCCGGCCTGATTCTATCAAAGATTGCTGTAAAAATATTGATGTAGTCATTTCTACAGTAGGTATCACACGGCAAAAAGAAGGCCTCACCTATATGGATGTGGACTATCAGGCAAATATGAATCTTTTGCAGGAAGCAAAAAAGCACGGAGTAAAAAAGTTCATTTATATTTCTGTTTTAAATGGGGAGAATCTTAGAGATTTGAAAATATGTGAAGCAAAAGAGCTGTTCGTCAAACAGCTGATAGAGTCAGGATTGGATTACTGCATCATTCGCCCAAATGGATTTTTCTCAGACATGACTGAGTTTTATAAAATGGCAACAAAAGGCCGAGTCTATCTATTCGGTGATGGTGAGCTGAAAACGAACCCGATACATGGCGAGGATCTGGCTGCAGTCTGTATTGAAGCTATTCAAAAGCCTGATCAGGAAATCAAGGTCGGCGGGCCCGAAACCTTATCTCATAATGAGATTGCAACGGTAGCCTTTGATGCGCTGGGTATCAAACCGAAAATAACTCATATTCCAAATTGGGTGCGCGTTGTTACTCTCAAAATTGTTAGATTATTTACTGGGAGCAAAGTGTATGGACCAATCGAATTCTTTATGACAGTTATGGCGATGGATATGGTTGCACCTGAGTATGGAAGACATACATTAAGAGAATATTTTACTAACCTGAATCAAGTAAATAGATAA
- a CDS encoding pentapeptide repeat-containing protein — translation MRKLNCTDSIYLVVITASMFWVSQVMAWTDNITETAYVNSICKLEPEAQCSWAILIDTKAPGVDMHESSLASARLDRSNFERANFSRSIFQLANLKDTNLMLSNLEHAHMHGVNLQNANLMLANLTGASLFDADLSGADLRGANLQGAILIKAKFDHAIWTDGRICAEGSIGQCN, via the coding sequence ATGAGAAAACTTAACTGTACTGATAGCATCTACTTAGTAGTCATAACGGCTTCTATGTTCTGGGTCTCACAGGTTATGGCCTGGACCGACAACATTACAGAAACCGCTTATGTCAATTCGATCTGCAAACTGGAGCCGGAAGCCCAATGTTCCTGGGCTATCCTGATTGATACCAAGGCGCCGGGTGTTGATATGCATGAATCCTCGCTGGCCTCCGCCCGTCTTGATCGCTCCAATTTCGAACGCGCAAACTTTTCCCGCTCAATCTTTCAGTTGGCGAATCTCAAGGATACCAATCTGATGTTAAGCAATCTGGAGCATGCCCACATGCATGGTGTAAATCTGCAGAATGCCAATCTGATGTTGGCCAATCTGACCGGTGCCAGCCTGTTTGATGCGGACCTCAGTGGCGCCGATCTGCGTGGGGCGAACCTGCAGGGGGCTATTTTGATCAAGGCGAAATTTGATCATGCCATCTGGACGGATGGAAGGATCTGTGCTGAAGGCTCTATTGGTCAATGCAATTAG
- a CDS encoding DUF1631 family protein — MKDQRNRRRHPRLKIDIPVVIEYQSESFDDCRMLNFSRGGVYLCCSDTRLNEALPHGYISEADREEILLNVPQESQQVPARVVYFDHGGLGLSFTNDSGIKLYESLYSHNQAPGPDSEIRVADRHHDPKQQQDLLNQIKKLTKPYLEHGLNDFFSVAQKELQKVIFDTVDPQEQSGLFFALNSLEKDQRKLNQEFIEQFEHGFNDLIEGNAIEAAASSDNNPELSLVETQEIETWILVNDVARRAESEVSRPLYHIETALSHLCHSNVHNELNPIAPISLLTIFKNILDGYQFDTKITRILLIAFRSTLLNGLNRFYENLLKQINKAHIDGLENQAQGAWTIIKSSDAPSIQNTPIDHLSKLSNLHPDSDAQEPTQGMSDDERKEVMTSLASLSRLQAATLQQQIENMIQEESSKPIQLSAEARAAIGAGEELVATLSEDPLITDQLRELMGSLKFLIIEAVLQDTSLLENSDHPVRRLLDTIECLKPYVNRGNQHSLLRDRDTQQLIKMTEAVESGKFNHVDEVSSELERLLSEQRSRFEANRKLSISRCLKDEKLRRAQLTTYQALSKALLNQTISPIVDKLFRFGWVNLMVQTAVLEKADEKGWQGYLQIVELLHRIFSDKPGKHQLTTKQQQAMMTMIRKGFTDYPIYAEQAKSFEQELQRLLEIGAEGDQFPDLRIEVNEAYLHHYFQGMNIDHADHGQSRTDVQWRHTVNKIELDTWLVKQNQKGQLNVLSLAWKNPQTDRYLLVDGDGFKALDESLDRLASRFADQQIRVMESSAKPIVERTIETMLANSYSDFKQESEIDSLTGLYNRRAFEAEVSKYLNQTETDSGILLQIDLDRFQVVNDLCGFEGGDKLLQTVTDILLSYLPEGGALGRIGDDEFSLLLKQESLEAGYQAAEMLRQTIDETAFDWQGRMIPTTASVGIVEIDSSDQKADKLMQAALAACNMAKQGGGNCTRIYLKSDSVYQQRQQLVESLPAIKEALAKGRLELFVQPIVPLQSNQLTSHHHEILLRVRNENGEIMSPQGFIEAAETYDLMRDVDRWVVEAFFKQLEPFANQLPDGQSFSINLSGKSLGDLDFKRLLIERIKDTSLETKHFGFEITETALVGDISDTAAAINEIRELGCAFSLDDFGSGYASFSYLKDFPVDYVKIDGIFVREILNKPADYAMISSITEIAHFMEKRVIAEFVSDETTAMALKHMGVDYGQGYHFGKPRPLAEVLNEIITPDKSAVH; from the coding sequence TTGAAAGATCAAAGGAATCGCCGCCGCCACCCACGCTTGAAAATTGATATTCCTGTGGTAATCGAATATCAATCCGAGAGCTTTGATGACTGCCGGATGCTCAACTTTTCCCGTGGCGGCGTCTATCTATGCTGCAGCGATACCCGGCTCAATGAGGCCCTGCCCCACGGCTACATCTCGGAAGCCGACCGGGAAGAGATCCTTCTCAATGTCCCGCAGGAGTCTCAACAGGTACCGGCACGGGTTGTCTATTTCGACCATGGCGGCCTGGGGCTCTCTTTCACAAACGACAGCGGTATCAAACTTTATGAGTCGCTCTACTCCCACAACCAGGCACCCGGCCCCGACTCGGAGATCAGGGTTGCAGATCGACATCACGATCCAAAACAGCAGCAGGATCTGCTGAATCAGATCAAGAAACTGACAAAACCCTATCTGGAGCACGGTTTAAACGATTTTTTCTCGGTTGCTCAAAAGGAGCTGCAAAAAGTCATTTTTGATACGGTCGACCCCCAGGAGCAGTCCGGTCTCTTTTTCGCGCTCAACAGCCTGGAAAAGGACCAACGCAAACTCAATCAAGAGTTCATCGAACAATTTGAACATGGGTTTAACGATCTTATTGAAGGCAACGCAATTGAAGCCGCCGCAAGCTCAGACAACAACCCTGAATTGTCCCTGGTAGAGACCCAGGAGATAGAAACCTGGATTCTGGTCAATGATGTGGCCCGTCGGGCCGAATCCGAGGTCTCCCGTCCGCTCTACCATATCGAGACCGCCCTCAGCCACCTCTGCCACAGCAACGTACACAACGAACTCAATCCGATCGCCCCAATCAGCCTGCTGACCATCTTTAAAAATATACTGGACGGTTATCAGTTCGATACCAAAATCACACGCATATTACTGATTGCATTTCGCAGCACCCTGCTGAATGGCTTGAACCGCTTCTACGAAAATCTGTTGAAACAGATTAACAAAGCCCACATCGATGGCCTTGAAAACCAAGCCCAGGGTGCGTGGACAATCATCAAAAGCAGTGACGCGCCTAGCATCCAAAACACCCCGATCGACCATCTGAGCAAACTCAGTAACCTCCACCCCGACAGTGACGCCCAGGAACCAACCCAAGGCATGTCGGACGATGAACGCAAGGAGGTCATGACCAGCCTGGCCTCCCTCTCAAGACTTCAGGCCGCCACCCTGCAACAGCAGATCGAGAACATGATTCAGGAGGAGAGCTCAAAGCCGATCCAGCTCTCTGCTGAAGCTCGGGCGGCAATCGGTGCCGGTGAGGAGCTGGTCGCCACCCTGAGTGAGGATCCATTGATTACCGATCAGTTACGGGAGCTGATGGGCAGTCTTAAATTTCTCATCATCGAAGCGGTACTGCAGGATACCAGCCTGCTGGAGAACAGCGACCATCCGGTAAGACGGCTGCTCGATACCATCGAATGTCTGAAACCCTATGTCAATCGGGGAAATCAACATTCGTTACTGCGTGACCGGGATACTCAGCAGCTGATCAAGATGACCGAAGCCGTGGAGAGCGGCAAGTTCAATCACGTGGATGAGGTCAGCAGTGAACTGGAGCGACTGTTGAGCGAACAACGCAGCCGTTTCGAAGCCAACCGAAAACTCTCGATCTCCCGCTGCCTCAAGGATGAAAAACTCCGGCGGGCGCAGTTGACTACCTACCAGGCACTCTCAAAGGCCCTGCTCAACCAGACCATCTCACCGATCGTCGACAAACTGTTTCGCTTCGGCTGGGTCAATCTGATGGTACAGACCGCAGTCCTGGAAAAAGCGGATGAGAAAGGTTGGCAAGGCTATCTGCAGATCGTTGAGCTGCTGCATCGAATCTTTTCGGATAAACCAGGAAAACATCAGCTGACCACCAAGCAGCAACAGGCGATGATGACGATGATTCGCAAAGGCTTCACGGACTATCCGATCTACGCCGAACAGGCCAAGTCATTCGAACAGGAGTTACAACGACTGCTCGAGATCGGCGCGGAAGGCGACCAGTTCCCCGACCTGCGGATCGAAGTAAACGAAGCCTATCTTCACCACTATTTTCAAGGCATGAACATTGATCATGCGGACCATGGCCAGTCCAGGACAGACGTTCAGTGGCGCCACACGGTGAACAAGATCGAACTGGATACCTGGTTGGTCAAACAGAATCAGAAAGGCCAGCTCAATGTCCTCAGTCTGGCCTGGAAAAATCCGCAAACAGACCGCTATCTGCTGGTCGACGGGGATGGTTTCAAAGCACTCGATGAATCCCTGGACAGGCTGGCAAGCCGCTTTGCCGATCAACAGATCAGGGTGATGGAGTCTTCCGCCAAACCGATCGTGGAACGCACCATCGAAACCATGCTTGCCAACAGTTACAGTGACTTCAAACAGGAATCCGAGATCGATTCGCTCACCGGGCTCTACAACCGTCGGGCTTTCGAAGCTGAAGTGAGCAAATACCTCAATCAGACAGAGACAGACAGCGGCATCCTGCTGCAGATCGACCTGGACAGATTTCAGGTAGTGAACGATCTGTGCGGATTCGAGGGGGGAGACAAGCTGTTACAGACCGTCACTGACATCCTGCTCAGCTATCTGCCGGAAGGTGGTGCTTTGGGTCGTATTGGTGACGATGAATTCTCGCTGCTTTTGAAGCAGGAGAGTCTGGAGGCCGGCTATCAGGCCGCAGAGATGCTGCGTCAGACGATTGATGAGACTGCATTTGATTGGCAAGGGCGTATGATTCCGACCACCGCCAGTGTCGGTATCGTTGAAATCGACAGCAGCGACCAAAAAGCGGACAAACTGATGCAAGCCGCACTGGCTGCCTGCAACATGGCCAAACAGGGCGGCGGTAACTGTACCCGCATCTACCTGAAGAGCGATTCGGTCTATCAGCAGCGCCAGCAGTTGGTGGAATCCCTACCCGCCATCAAAGAGGCGTTGGCCAAAGGTCGCTTGGAGCTGTTTGTTCAACCGATCGTCCCCCTGCAATCCAACCAACTGACATCGCACCATCATGAGATCCTGCTACGGGTACGCAATGAAAACGGTGAAATCATGTCACCCCAGGGCTTCATCGAGGCAGCGGAAACCTATGATTTGATGCGGGATGTGGATCGTTGGGTGGTGGAGGCCTTTTTCAAACAGCTGGAACCCTTTGCCAACCAACTCCCCGACGGACAGAGCTTCTCCATCAACCTCTCCGGCAAATCCCTCGGGGACCTGGACTTCAAGCGGTTGCTGATCGAGCGCATCAAAGACACCTCTCTGGAGACCAAACATTTTGGTTTTGAGATCACCGAAACGGCCCTGGTTGGGGATATCAGCGATACGGCAGCCGCCATCAATGAGATCCGTGAACTCGGCTGCGCATTCTCCCTGGACGATTTCGGCTCCGGTTACGCCTCTTTCTCATACCTGAAGGATTTCCCGGTGGACTACGTCAAAATCGATGGCATCTTCGTGCGGGAGATTCTCAACAAACCGGCGGATTATGCGATGATCAGCTCGATTACCGAAATCGCCCATTTCATGGAAAAACGGGTAATCGCGGAATTTGTCTCGGATGAGACGACCGCTATGGCGTTGAAACATATGGGTGTCGATTACGGACAGGGCTACCACTTCGGCAAACCAAGGCCATTGGCTGAAGTCCTGAACGAGATCATCACACCGGACAAGTCCGCCGTACACTGA
- a CDS encoding M48 family metallopeptidase: protein MNVCNRLTIILILLTLVACATSPTGRKQLMIVSEEMAINSSKTAYTEMLKPYQDEGKLDNDPLLKARVARITGRLIAQAVKLRPETEKWAWSMKVLDDPETVNAWAMAGGKMALYTGLVEKIKPTDDELAQVLAHEISHALAKHTAEKMSVAMASQIGIAAVAVSTDNRAVVAGSLLAAKLAIDLPNSRTAEEEADRIGIELAAKAGYDPRAAATLWKKMGELSGGRTPEFLSTHPSPANRAETLGRLADKMMPYFNAPGERPSFDYQ from the coding sequence ATGAATGTCTGTAATCGCCTTACGATAATCCTGATTCTGTTGACCCTGGTTGCCTGCGCCACCAGCCCCACCGGACGCAAGCAACTGATGATCGTCAGTGAGGAGATGGCGATCAACTCCTCCAAAACAGCCTATACCGAGATGCTGAAGCCCTACCAGGATGAAGGGAAACTGGATAACGATCCGCTGCTCAAGGCGAGGGTGGCACGGATAACCGGCCGGTTGATTGCACAGGCGGTGAAGTTGCGTCCGGAGACCGAAAAGTGGGCCTGGAGCATGAAGGTGCTTGATGATCCGGAGACCGTCAATGCCTGGGCGATGGCCGGGGGCAAGATGGCGCTCTATACCGGGCTGGTGGAGAAGATCAAGCCGACCGATGATGAGCTGGCGCAGGTACTCGCACACGAGATCTCGCACGCGCTGGCGAAACACACCGCCGAGAAGATGTCTGTGGCAATGGCCAGTCAAATTGGTATTGCTGCCGTTGCGGTATCAACCGACAACAGAGCGGTGGTGGCCGGTTCGCTGCTGGCGGCCAAGCTGGCGATCGATCTGCCCAATAGCCGTACAGCAGAGGAGGAGGCGGACAGAATCGGCATCGAGCTGGCGGCCAAGGCCGGTTATGATCCTCGCGCTGCGGCCACCCTGTGGAAAAAGATGGGGGAGCTCTCCGGCGGACGCACCCCGGAGTTTCTCAGCACCCACCCGAGTCCGGCCAATCGCGCCGAGACACTGGGCAGGCTTGCGGATAAAATGATGCCCTATTTCAATGCGCCGGGTGAGCGTCCCAGTTTCGATTATCAGTAA
- the gmk gene encoding guanylate kinase, which translates to MATGTLYILSAPSGAGKTSLLKSLRQQDGALKVSISHTTRPMRPGEEDGKDYHFIGQEAFQAMIGAAAFLEHAEVFGNFYGTSESEVRAQLDAGDDTVLEIDWQGARQVRKRFPEAVSIFILPPSPEALYERLSARGQDSEEVIQGRMQQAVSEMSHYAEFDYLVINDDFDTALAELAAIVAAQRLRLVAQSERHSEQITALLTV; encoded by the coding sequence ATGGCCACAGGCACGCTGTACATCCTCTCGGCACCATCCGGCGCCGGTAAAACCAGTCTATTGAAATCGCTCCGTCAGCAGGATGGGGCGCTGAAGGTATCCATTTCCCATACCACCCGGCCAATGCGGCCCGGTGAAGAGGATGGCAAAGACTACCATTTTATCGGTCAGGAAGCGTTTCAGGCGATGATCGGCGCTGCGGCATTTCTCGAGCATGCCGAGGTGTTCGGTAACTTCTATGGGACCTCGGAGTCGGAAGTCAGGGCCCAGCTGGATGCAGGAGATGATACGGTACTGGAGATCGATTGGCAGGGGGCCCGGCAGGTGCGAAAACGCTTTCCCGAAGCGGTGTCGATCTTTATTCTGCCGCCCAGCCCCGAGGCACTCTACGAGCGTTTGAGCGCCAGAGGGCAGGACAGTGAAGAGGTGATTCAGGGGCGAATGCAGCAGGCGGTGAGTGAGATGTCCCACTATGCTGAGTTTGACTACCTGGTGATCAATGACGACTTCGACACGGCGCTGGCTGAACTGGCGGCAATCGTCGCTGCACAACGCTTGAGACTGGTGGCCCAATCCGAGCGGCATAGCGAGCAGATCACTGCCCTGCTCACGGTTTGA
- the miaB gene encoding tRNA (N6-isopentenyl adenosine(37)-C2)-methylthiotransferase MiaB, which yields MAGKLYIKTFGCQMNEYDSSRMADGLRVAAGLELTENPEEADVLLLNTCSIREKAQEKVFSQLGRWRPWKERNPALIIGVGGCVASQEGDAIRQRAPYVDLVFGPQTLHRLPEMVQQVRREHAPLVDVSFPEIEKFDRLPEPRAEGPTAYVSVMEGCSKYCTYCVVPFTRGEEISRPFDDVIAEVAGLAGQGVREIHLLGQNVNAYRGEMHEGGEADLALLIEYVAAIEGVERIRFTTSHPVEFSDSLIDVYAQVPELVSFLHLPVQSGSDRVLAMMKRGHMAVEYKARIARLRKVRPDITISSDFIVGFPGETEADFEQTLKLIEEVGFDHSYSFIYSRRPGTPAADLPDDVPLEVKQQRLERLQQLINTQAQRISRQMVGTTQRILVERPAKKDPSQLAGRTENNRVVNFTAPADLIGQFVEVRITEALPNSLRGEWLGQLKESAVG from the coding sequence ATGGCCGGAAAACTCTACATCAAAACCTTCGGTTGCCAGATGAATGAATACGATTCATCACGCATGGCGGATGGCCTGCGCGTGGCCGCCGGACTGGAGCTGACGGAGAATCCGGAAGAGGCGGATGTGCTGCTGCTCAATACCTGTTCGATCCGGGAAAAGGCGCAGGAGAAGGTCTTCTCCCAGCTGGGGCGCTGGCGTCCCTGGAAAGAGCGCAATCCCGCCCTGATTATCGGTGTGGGGGGGTGCGTGGCCAGCCAGGAGGGTGACGCAATTCGTCAGCGCGCCCCCTATGTGGATCTGGTTTTCGGCCCTCAGACCCTGCACAGACTGCCGGAGATGGTGCAGCAGGTGCGCCGGGAGCATGCCCCTCTGGTCGATGTCAGCTTCCCGGAGATCGAGAAGTTCGACCGGCTGCCGGAGCCCCGTGCCGAAGGACCGACCGCCTATGTCTCGGTGATGGAGGGGTGTTCCAAATACTGCACCTACTGCGTGGTGCCCTTTACCCGCGGTGAGGAGATCAGTCGCCCGTTCGACGATGTGATCGCCGAAGTGGCCGGACTGGCCGGGCAGGGAGTGAGGGAGATCCATCTGCTGGGGCAGAACGTGAATGCCTATCGGGGAGAGATGCATGAGGGGGGCGAGGCCGATCTGGCGCTGCTGATCGAGTATGTGGCCGCCATCGAGGGTGTCGAGCGTATCCGCTTCACCACTTCCCATCCGGTTGAGTTTTCCGACAGCCTGATCGATGTCTACGCTCAGGTACCCGAACTGGTGAGTTTTCTCCATCTGCCGGTTCAGTCCGGTTCCGACCGGGTGCTGGCGATGATGAAGCGGGGCCATATGGCGGTGGAGTACAAGGCCAGGATTGCCCGGCTGCGCAAGGTGCGTCCCGATATCACCATCTCATCCGATTTCATCGTCGGTTTTCCCGGCGAGACCGAGGCGGATTTCGAGCAGACCCTGAAACTGATTGAGGAGGTCGGATTCGATCACTCCTACAGCTTCATCTACAGTCGTCGGCCGGGCACCCCGGCGGCGGATCTGCCCGATGATGTGCCGCTGGAGGTCAAGCAGCAGCGCCTGGAGCGGCTGCAACAGCTGATCAATACCCAGGCGCAGCGGATCAGTCGCCAGATGGTGGGTACCACCCAGCGGATTCTGGTGGAGCGGCCGGCGAAAAAGGATCCGTCTCAACTGGCGGGTCGCACTGAGAACAACCGGGTGGTCAACTTCACCGCCCCCGCTGATCTGATCGGTCAGTTTGTCGAGGTGCGGATTACCGAGGCACTGCCCAACTCCCTGCGTGGCGAGTGGTTGGGACAGCTCAAGGAAAGCGCCGTTGGCTGA
- a CDS encoding PhoH family protein, which produces MAEHPDSLDLALEPADNTRLANVCGQLDEHLRLIERRLGIEINNRGNQFRLIGEKHAIQAGEQVLNDLYRAASNEQLEPQRVHLFLQQAGVDELLDQNRGSDLPETVIKTRRGLVRPRGANQKEYLHKVLTHDINFGVGPAGTGKTYLAVASAVDALERDQVRRILLVRPAVEAGERLGFLPGDLSQKIDPYLRPLYDALYEMLGFEKVAKLVERNIIEIAPLAYMRGRTLNESFVILDEAQNTTPEQMKMFLTRIGFGSTAVITGDVTQIDLPRGQQSGLRQVTEVLAHVEGISFTFFNARDVVRHPVVQRVVRAYDEFDQRN; this is translated from the coding sequence TTGGCTGAACACCCTGACTCCCTGGATCTGGCCCTGGAGCCGGCCGACAACACCCGATTGGCCAATGTCTGCGGTCAACTGGATGAACACCTGCGGCTGATCGAAAGACGCCTCGGCATCGAGATCAACAACCGTGGCAACCAGTTTCGTCTGATCGGTGAGAAGCACGCCATTCAGGCCGGTGAGCAGGTGCTGAACGATCTCTATCGCGCCGCCTCGAACGAACAGCTCGAACCGCAGCGGGTACATCTTTTCCTGCAGCAGGCAGGGGTGGATGAGCTGCTGGATCAGAATCGGGGCAGCGACCTGCCGGAGACAGTGATCAAGACCCGTCGGGGTCTGGTGCGTCCCCGGGGTGCGAATCAGAAAGAGTACCTGCACAAGGTGCTGACCCACGATATCAATTTCGGTGTCGGCCCGGCCGGTACCGGTAAAACCTATCTGGCGGTGGCCAGTGCGGTGGATGCCCTGGAGCGGGATCAGGTCAGACGTATCCTGCTGGTCAGGCCGGCCGTGGAGGCTGGCGAGCGACTGGGCTTTCTGCCGGGTGATCTGTCACAGAAAATCGATCCCTATCTGCGTCCGCTCTACGATGCGCTCTACGAGATGCTCGGTTTTGAAAAGGTCGCCAAGCTGGTGGAGCGTAACATCATCGAGATTGCCCCATTAGCCTACATGCGTGGGCGTACCCTCAACGAGTCCTTTGTGATTCTGGATGAGGCGCAAAACACCACTCCCGAGCAGATGAAAATGTTTCTGACCCGGATCGGTTTCGGCTCCACCGCTGTGATAACCGGCGATGTGACCCAGATCGATCTGCCCAGAGGTCAGCAGTCGGGATTACGCCAGGTGACCGAGGTTCTGGCCCATGTCGAGGGGATCAGCTTTACCTTTTTCAACGCACGGGATGTGGTGCGCCATCCGGTGGTGCAGCGGGTCGTGCGCGCCTACGACGAGTTCGATCAGCGTAACTGA